The nucleotide window AAATGCATCTCCTGCACCGGTAGTGTCCTGACATTTAACCTTAAACGCATCCAAACAATAAAGTTCATCTCCATCAGTAACCGTACACCCATTTTGTCCCTGTTTAATTACCAATATTTCCAGTCCAAAATCAAGAAGAGCTTTCATTTTATCCTCCTCTTTTTCCTGGTGTGGCATCAGTATTTCCAGTTCTTTCTGGTTTAAAAGTAAAATATCAGTTCGCTCCAGTAACTTTTCCAGGGTTTTAATGCCTTTTTCTGCGTAGATCATACCCGGGTCCATGCTGACGGTTACACTTTCTGGAATTGATTCTAAAAACTCTTTTTGTACCTGAATTGATTTGCCTACAAATGAGGTGAGGTGAATGAGTCGAGTATTGGATATGTATTCCAGGTTGATCTCCTTTGATTTGATGTCATCATTTACTCCAGGATCAACGTATAATGCTCGTTGACCTTCAAGGTCCACGAATCCCTGGACAGTTCCACTGCGGCCTTTGGATTTTTTTATAACTCCCCCAGTATCAACACCTTCATTTTCAAGGTTTTCCAGGAGTAACTGTCCTGATCTGTCCCGGGCTACTTTGCCTAAAAAACCAGTTGAAAGTCCAAGTCTGGCCAGTCCTATAATGGTGTTGGCTGCGGAGCCCCCGCAGCTTTCATGAACGTTGGTAATATATGCTTCTTCATCTTCTCCAGCTATCTTATTAACCCGGTAGAGTTTGTCCAGGTTCAGTGCTCCGAATCCCACTGCATCCAGTATAATGGAAATAACATCACATCCAATTGTCAATTTTTTTCTATTTATATTTTATATTCTATTTGTTATGTTAATTTTTAAATAATCTTATTTTACTTAGTTTACTCTTATTTTAACCAAATTTTTAATTATATTTTTACGAGAATTTTTTAAGTTTTAAGGGAATAACTCCTTCAAATGGATCTGGTGGTCTCCAAGTTTACCATCATAATTACCAGCGGATATTCCTAGGACGTCCTCATAATCCAGCAGGACTTCCATCCCTTTTTTCATGGCATTTTTAACATTTTCAAGGCTTAGCCCGTTTAATACTATTTCTGGAATGTAATTAACACCCTCTGGTACCTGGGATTCGCCTCCCAATATGTTCTGCAGTGTGGGGCAGTAAGGATGGTTGGTGGTGGGTCCAATCCAGGGGTAGTTGGTTTCAGGCTTTGAAGCCGCAGAACAGATATCAAAAGGAGTGATCACCCATTCAATACTTTCAATTGCTTTCAGTGCAGCTCTACCGCCTTCCATGACTGCTTCTTTACTTTTAGAGTAGTACCAGAAGTTGGCACCCATAATTCCTTCCATGTACCCTAACTTGCGTTCAATGATAAAGTCAGGTATGGCTATGGGTACCACAATCATGTGCCTACCGTATATTTCTTCTTCCCACTCGTATCCATCACCACAGTGACCTACATATTTCATGGTGTCAATATAGCCTGAGGGTTTTATAGATGCATCAAATACAGATGTGAATGGTTTGACCAGGATGTCCTGCCTTATACGGTAGGATAATTCCACCTGAAACTTTTCAATGTCAGTGGTATTGTACCAGAACTGGAGTATTGCTCCTTTCCTATGGTCCGGAGTCTGGTCTTCATTTAACCATCCTTCAACTCCTCCTTCCACCCGGCCAATTACGGTTCCAGGGGTGCTGGTGGCATCGTATGCAGCTCTTTGGAGGGTCAGATCATCGTCGGCAGTGACAATAACCCTGCAGCAGATACCATTGAAGGCTTCGGCGTAGGTATCTTCAATTTTATCTATCCTTAATGGATATTTTTCTTTATTTCCAGGTAAATTTCCATTCCCTTTTTCAGTGGTCATTAACCCAGTCCTCCAATTGATTCTCCTCTAACCTCTTTACGGAAATTACAGCTATCTTCTTTGAGTTCTTCCAGATTATCTGCGGTGACTACTTCCAGCCGTGTGTTGGTTTCAGCCAGTTTAAATGCCAGTTGGGGGTTAACTGGATGGTCTTTCACTGCTTTTTCAGGATCTTTTTCAAATGAAGATGCAAATTCCAAAACCACATTGCTGTCATATCTATTGAACAGATCGGCAAGTATGGATGTTATTGTAGTATTATCTGAGATAACTGCAAGTGATGCATTATCCAGCGCGAATTCATTCCCATTAAATGATACTGCGATTCCCCCATTATCCCGAGCGTACTGGAGTGGTTCTACATCAGTTATACTATCCCCTACATACATAAGATCACTTGCCTGGTAGTCTTTTTGGGCCATAATATCCAGAACTGCTTCTTTTTTGGCTTCACCGCCCACCGGTTTGATTTCAGTTAAGAGTGAACCAATTTCCATACTTGGAATTTCTTCCCAGAAAATACGTTCCAAGTTATCGAATTCAGGATTCGAAATAATTGATAATCGGAATTCTTTCAGTTTATCATTATCTTCATCACTTAAGATGTGGTTGTCCAGATCCAGCTGGGTACAGTAGCACCGATTAAATGAAAAGTTGGTTAAATCACATAGTGACCTTATGTAATGCTCGTAACTGGTGCTGACAATGTATGCGGGCATGATAAATTGAAGCAATCCCAGGGTGGCTCTGGCGCCAGGTATCAGGAGAACATTTCGTGATGAAAACTCCATCATATTAAGATTAGTAGCACCATATGCTTTTAAAAATGGTAAAATTAGTTTTAAAGTGCTTCCTGAATTATAACCTGGTCTTTTTATTTCATCTACCAGAATATCATCGTAATGACTTAATATCTGGAAGAATTTTTCCCCATCTTCAATGAAATGACCTGCCAGTTCAAAGGCATTGTCATTAACTGTGATGGGTCCTTCACAATCAGAAACAAAGAATTTCTTACCTAACAATCTACATCCTCCTGTGGACGATTAAAATTGAATACATGGTTTTTAGATCATGTGAATGTTTAAAATATTCACATGTTTAAATTAGTTTATTAAAAGATATTTTATTAAAAGATAGGATAGGATCATTTTTAAAGATTAACTTTTTTAAGAGATTTTTTAATGATTGATTTATATTGGTCTTATGAGTTAGATTAGTCTATAAATTTTAATAAGTTAATTTTTTTATTTATGGAGTTTTATTTGTAGATTCACTTTAGGATAACCTATTTTAGGATTAACTTATTTCAGTTAACGTATTTAAGGATTAACAGGAGTTAACCTATTTTAAGATTTAACTTATTATTTAGGAATTAACCCCTAAAAAAATAAATGAAGTCTTCAAAAAATAAAGACAAAGATTTCTTTTAACTAATCTTCATCTGTATGATCCAGTTTAATGGCTCTGGTGGGGCAAATGGCCTGACATTCCCCACATAAAATACATTTATCATCATTAACTGTGACCTGATCATTATCCAGGGTCATGGCATCAACCGGGCATTTGTTGACACAGACTCCACACTTCTGACAGGCATTGTTGTCAATGAGAACTTCCCCTTTAGAGGGGCCTGTAATGTTACGCCTTTTAAATAGAACACGGCCATCTTCAACCTGGAAAGATTCTTCTTTAAGTGAAATAGAATTAAATGGGCAGGTTCCAACACACTTACCACAGTAAACGCAGTCTTCCCCAATATGTACTGGTGAAGGCATTTCCAATTCAATGCAATCCACTGGACACTCTTTTATACAGGCACTACAACCAATACAGGTATCTTCATCCACCATTATCTCCCGGTGGGGGTTGGTGGCATGTATTATCTCTTTAAGATCTTCAATTTCAAGATCTCCTCCAACCAGTGATTTGATTTCGTCAGTTACCAGATCAGTGACATCCTGGGTGAATTCATCTTCTTCATGGCTATAACTCACTTCACGGGTGACCTTGTTCAAGATGGAGTCTATTTTAACTGTTTCACGGGCTAATTTTTCACTTTCTTTTTCCATAAGCTCAGAAACAATTTCCATGGTTTTTATTTTCTGATACCCTTCATATGCCCTTTTACGGGAAGAATAACGTATTGCAGTTGATGGGCAGACATTCATACATTCTTCACATCGTGCACAGTAAGATGGGTTGATATAGGGCAGTTTATTCATTTTACCCACATTAATGGCACCTTTGGAAGGACATACACGGGTACAAGTCATACAGCCGATACATTTTTTCTGGTTTACCACAATGGCCTTTCCACCTACCACTGAGCGGGGCAGGATCTCCCCGTACTTAATGGCTTCAGTGGGACAAACTCGGGAACAGTAGCCACAGCGCACACATTTATCTTCATCAATTACACTGTGCGCTTCCTCTGTACCAGTAGAAACAAGGTGAATAGCACCCATTCGGCAGGCATCCACGCATGCTCCACACTGCCTGCAGAGTTTGGTGTTTATGTTGGGAACATTTTCTCTACGAGGTTCTGCGAGGGTTGTTTCCATATGTATGGCATCGTAGGGGCAGACATTTCTACACAGAACACATCCTAAACATTTATCATCAATTTCAATGTGCTTGTCCATGGGATCTTCACTCACTGCATCCACAGGACAGGCATTAATACAGGGCCTTTCAGTGCAGATGGTGCACTTATGATGATCAATGTTATATTCCACTTCCACGTCACGAAGTGGTTTGTAAATCTTTTTAGGTTTATCTGATTTTCCAGTTTCATCGCTTGCTGTGGGCATTTTTAATCAGCTCCTACAGGTAACGGTGCTGCTTTAATAGTGATGTGGATGATTCCTTCTTCCAGAGATGGGGGGTCCAGTAAAAACCTGGCTACAAAGAATCCTGCCACTCCAAATGGGCAGGTCTGGTAACAGGTACTGCAACGCAGACACTTATTGGTGTCCCGTTTAATCACATCTTCCTCTTTATCATAACGTATGGCACCTGATGGGCATTCATCAACACATAACTGGCATTTTTTACATTTTCCTTCATCCCAGGTCACAATACGCATATTCAATCGATCGGTAATTTTATGGAATGTATCCAGGATAAGGGCATCATTTTTTACTATGGATCGAGCACTTTCAACAAGCTCTTTGATGGGATAATCCATTTTATAAACTTCAGTATCTTTTAAATGGGTTATTTTGTCTCTTTGCCCATCAATGTATTCTTCTAAAGTGTTAACAATTAAATTGATGATCTTCTTCTGTTCCTGGACATTGGAGACATAAATACCTTTAACTGCACCCTTCACTGGACAGTTTTTCAGGCATTCTCCACAACTTATGCACACTGATTTATCAATGAGGATCTTATTGTTCTCTTCGTAAATGGCCCCGTAGACTGGGCAGGAATTCATACATTTTTTGCAGCGAATGCAGAGGTAATCATCGATTACGTACATTATTTCAGAAGGAAGGATGGTAAATTCTTCTCTGATGAGATGGTTTTCCCCGCAGGTAATTGTTTTAGGGTCAGTGGGACAGACTTCCGCACAAAATCCGCAGCGGATACACCCACGGTTGTTAATCACGGGATAAGTTTGCCCTTCCTCATCTGCAGTGTCCTCACTCCTCACGAGTTTAATGGCTTGAGGGGCAGGGCATGCTGCAGTGCATGCACCGCAGGCTATGCAGTTTTCTGGAAAGACCTGAGGGAAATCCCGGAAACGATCTGGTGCTTCCACAATCTCGGGGTTGGTCTTGGCTACTGCAAAATTTTCAGCCCAGGATTTTCGGGCGAACTCGTAAATATACCAGATTACCGATGACATGATTCATCAACTGTTTAAAGATTCATTATCTGTTATAAATTCATATTATCTATTATAAATTCATTTGATTTACTTAAATTATTATTTGAGATATTTAACAGTGTGAAGCCCATCAAACTCCTTCTTTTTTCCACTTTCATCTGTGATCACTACTCTTTCAGTGCAGGCAACACAGGGGTCTACACTGGCATAGGTGGCAACTGCGTCAGCCACTGTAGCCACGTCATTCAACATGTACCGGGCACACACGTCGATGTTCATAATGCTGGGGGTTCTAATTGAAATATTGTTTATGAGATTACCGTTGGTTTCAATCATGTAAGTGACTTCACCACGTGGAGCTTCATTCCTCCACTCCGCATATCCTGCGGGGATGTTAATCTTTTTACGCACATCTCCCTCGGGAATATTGTCAATCACCTGTTTGATGAGTTTAATAGACTCTCTAACTTCATCGAAACGGTTCATGTTTCGGGCATTGTTATCTCCCTCTTTTCTCCAGATAACTTTCCAGTCAAAGTGGTCCTGGTAAGTATGATGATCTTCCCTAAGGTCGTGTTTTAGGCCAGAAGCCCTTCCTATGGGTCCAACTGCACGACCAGTTATGGCATCATCACGGCTCATTTTACCCACATCTTTACACCTTAGACCTACAAGTGGCCCTTCTTCATACATTGACACGTATCTATCGTATTCTGATTCCAGTTTGGTGATGATCTCTTTTATCTGGTTGAGGTGGGTTTCCTTGGCATCCATTTTAACCCCACCAACTACATTCCAGCCCATATTAACCCGGTTACCGGTTAAAAGTTCTATGGCATCCATCACTGGTTCCCGTAGGTACAGCATGTACATGAACAGGGTTTCGTGTTCAACAGCTTTGAAGTAGGTTGAGTTGGCCAGAAGGTGGCTCTGGATCCGGTCCAGTTCATTGGTTAAAACCCGCAGGTACTGGGCCCGTAATGGTGCACGTTCTCCTGCTATCTTCTCAAAGGTTTCAGCAAAGGTCTGGGTGTGAATGTAGGAACAGATTCCACAAACCCTTTCAGAGAGAAATATTCCTTTTTGCCAAGTTTTACCTTCCATTACCTTTTCTATTCCTCTATGAACGTACCCGTAATCAATTTCGGCACTTATGACCTTTTCTCCCTTTGTTTTGAGTTTGAGGCGGACTGGTTCTTTAAGTGCGGGGTGTATGGGTCCAATTGGAAGTATCATTGTTTTTGCCTCCCTTTTGCTGCTATGGCATCAGGGCCCACTGCCAAGATGGCAGCTAAAATTTCAGATGGTCGGGGTGGACATCCAGGTATTTCAGCGTCCACTGGTATGAAATCGGATACTGGGGCGTATATTTTGCATCCTTCCTGATTGAAAACATCCCCTGTTAGGGGGCAGTTTCCTATGGCCACCACTATCTTGGGTTCTGGGGCTTTAGCATAAATTCTTTGCAGGTTCTTTTTCCACTGTTCTGACATGGCCCCGGTTACCAGTATTACATCGGCTTCCCTGGGATTGTTGTGGACGTAGATACCGTACTGTTCTAAATCGTAGCGGGGTGACAAGAGTGCCACCACTTCGATGTCACAGCCGTTACATCCTCCAGTGTTAATAAGGCATACGTGAATTGAACTTTTCCTTACAACATCTTTAAGGGCATCTAACATTGATTTACCTCGACTTATCTCATTAGATATTCCAGTAAATCTTTCCTACCGTCTTCTAAGGCTTCCTGGTAAGATTTACCTTCAGTTAATATTTCAGCAGCAATTTTATTTTTAATTTCTTCAGTTTCTTCTTTAGTTAATATGTTCATTGCATCTGATAACCAGCATAATCTTAAATCAGCGTGCAGTTTTTCTTTTATACAGTGATGTTTTGATGATTCATAACGCGGGTGCAATGCCTCTAAACTGGCCATATCCAACCTTCTGACTAATATTTCTTCCAGTTCATCTTCTGAAATTCCCAGTTCCTTGGATATGGGTTCAACTATGTCCAGTTTCCAGCGATAACTTTCAATAATTCGCATCTTCATGATACGCAGCACATCATCTTCATCCAAACTGGATATATCTCCAGTTTTCCCTGTATCCTCTTCGTTCAAAGGATCACCGTCCTCATAATCCAGATGATTCCAGCAAATATTATGCCTATAAAGGTCTCGTTACGACCATAACCTGGTCTCATTCCCAGCACCATTGCCAGGAGGAACACACCAATGGTTATAGTTATGTATTCAGGTATGAACGTTATTAGAACACTGTTAAGGGTTAATGTCCAGCCGATTATAGCCAGTATCACGGCCAGGGCATCAAGCTTTCCAATGGCATAGGGTGCTTTGTATTTCCGGTAACTTGCCACCAGTCCCACTATGGATCCCAGTACAAAGGAAAGTATGTAAAGTAGGTAAATTGTTTCATTCATTTAATCACCATTTAAACGGGGCGGTAAAGGTATATAAATGCGGCTATGAACACCAGGAGAGTTAGGATCATGGCCCATTTCTCAGCATTCTCTGAGAAGTGAATGGCTCCCTTTCGATTAAGGAAATAGGTGAGAATCATTAAGAGAAAAACTGCAATGGTGAGTGGTAAAACCACAATCCACTGTATAAATGTAGCCAATGCACTGGCTAAAACAGCACCAAAGGCCGCCAGGGTCATGAGGAACAGTGTGTCTTTTTCTTGCATTTCCATTTTTTGTTCTCCTATCCAATGTAGTAGAAATGTTTTTCTATTTAGTATAATGTCCTATTAGTATTATAATCTTTTTTCAAGTACTATAATCTCTTCTCAGTATAGTAAAAGCTCTCTTAGTATAGTAGCAGCGCAAAGGAACCTATGATTCCAATTATTGCAAAGCTAACTTGCATCATTATGGAATGGTTGGGGTTTAAGATAGGGGTAGTGGCATTTATGAGGGCCACAATTGCAGACATGAGAACCATGCCCACCAGATACCACAGTGGACTTAATCCGCCAATGAAAACTGTTAAGAACACCCATAAAAGCATGTACCATGCTATTGACTCGGACATCATCAGATAACCACGGAGTAGTCCGAAGTGCTCTGTTTCGTATCCTGAAATGATATCTTTACCCTTGGTTATGGCGAAGGGAGAGTAAGGTGCTTTGGAAAGTATTAACACGAAGAACATGGCCGCGGCCAATGGTATGCTGTATATGAGGGGGCCGCTGGCGGCCTGGAAACTGACGATGTTACTCAGGGTCATGGTTCCTGTTTTAAAGTAGATTATGATTAGAACTGCAAACAGTGGTACCTCGGCTGCTGCTGAGAAAACTGCCCTGACACAGCTTAGTTTACCATAGGGAGACCCTGAAGAGGATCCTGCATTGTGTTCCACGATCTTGTGGATGGCATAGATGGCAAATATTAGTAAAAGTGATCCTCCCGTAACTGGACCCACTATAACTGCTGCCACCCATATAACACATAACATGGCTGTTATGGCTATATAGAACGGCATTGCCGCTGTTTGTGGGAATGATGATTCTTTAATGAAGAATTTTAAGGTGTGTAAGAGGTGCTGGATAATGGGTGGTCCTGGCCTCATCTGTATCCTGGCCATTATCTTCCTCTGCAGTCCGAAAAGGACACTTCCCACCAGAAATGCGATGAGAACGTTTAACAGAATGTTTGCCATTAAGTTCAATATGATCACCGATTAGTTATTCCTAATTTTTATTACCGGTTATGCGGCTATTTATGTCCTATAAATGGGCATATATGGTTTAATTTGTTATGAAGGGGTTAATATCCTATAAATGGTTCCCTGGTCTTGTCATCTTCATCATCCTTTGGACCCCTGGCCATTACTATCAATCCAAAGGAGAGTATTCCTGCAGGTATGAATATAATGGAAATTCCATAAACCACCCAGCTGGGTGGATTGAACAGGAGTGCATAGACTATTCCTGCCACCGAGATTATAAATATTAAAGAACTTGTTACCTTCAGTTTGTCCATTATTTCACCAGTTATATTTTTTCAGATGATTTTAACCTCATATTAATTATATTTTTGAATATATCACTTTTAAAATGGTTTGTTAATGATTAAAAGTATTTCAATTACTCGAACAATTACCAGTAATGAGCTTAAGTGAATTATTAGCAAAAATGGGGAACCTGGAGTACGGAACATCTCTGCTTTGGTAGCATAAAATGGTGCCACACCAGTTTCACCAGCCACTCCCAGGAATAGTAAGATAGAACCAAAGGCCATCATGGCGGTGGTGGGTATGTTCACAATTTCCAGTAAACTAATGGTTCCGGTTGCTGCCAGGATCAATGCTGCTCCCCCAAAGAGGGGTAAAGTGGCAATCATGGCCACCAGACCGTACTGAAATGCAGCATCTAAGACGTCCACCTGTTTTACAGCGGCTACTATCCCAATGTTAACGATACCTATCAAACAGACAAATAAGGTGAAATCAAATACGTCTCCAGTGATCATTGCACCGGCAGTGGCCAGTCCACATATTATAGCCAGGAATCTACGAATTTTGAATTCTTTTTTATCAACAGTCACTCCCTTATCTTTAAGGGTTCCGAATTCCGCTTCAACCTGGGTTTCAGTTTTGCTGATGGCAATGAGAGTAGTGAAGGCCAGTGCACCGGCGAACATGAACAGATTGAGGGGAGCCATGTAAAGGACAATGTCTCCCAGTGGGATGTATCCCAGTAATTGTTGGCCCAGTATAATGATATTCATTTTAGTTATCTCCTACTACTCTTTTTTGAATTCTTCACGGCCCATAACTCCTATCAGGCCCATTTTAAATGTTACTTTGATAAAGACACCGAATGCTGCCAGGAACAATGCCAGAAGCCAGAACTGAGGGAATACAAAGAATATCACAAATCCTACCAGCCACAGACACCATGCGATACCTGAAACTCCGGCAACACCTTCCCATATATCTGCAGGAACTCCTCTCATTCTTCGGGAGAGTGCATAAATTAATATACCTCCACCAGCAACTGCTCCTCCAGTGAATCCACTTAGAAAAGCACCGTATGCGATTAATATAATTGCCAGGAAGGTAGGAGCAGTGGTTAAAATTTCCATGTCCATTTTCATGGGTAATGGGATAATATCAACATTTTTGCCCTGTTTTCTTATTTCTCTGCTCATTAAAATTTCAGAGATAGCCAGGATCTCGGCCAGATCAACCACCAGTCCAGGTAATATTAATGATTCAGCCAGGTCAGTTCCCACCGCTGCCACCATGATCAGCATTCCTATTCCCACTATATCTGTGAGAATCAAAGCGCTTAAATCGTTTTTCTGGTATGATATGGCTAAAAGGCCTATCAATCCCACTAATAATCCCGTGAATATTGCTGGAATGTAAAGTGATACCACAATGGGGGACACAACGCTTGGAACCAGTACAGATGCGCTCATTCATCTTCCCTCCTTTTCATGGTGAAATTGAGTGCCACCCACGACGCAATTACAAAGGCCATCATGAGTATGCTGGACTCCAGTACTGTGTCGAATCCTCGTGAATAGTATAATATTTCATCTATTAATCCTCCAGGGGATGAATAGATTGATGTACCAAAGTAGAGTGTGGTGTTACTTACTGATATGGAAATAGGAGATAAATAACCAGTCACCATTCCAGATTTTGCTGAGAACTGGGGGTACTGTGATTTCACAATTCCAGGTTCTGTTAATGGTGATCCTCCCCGATCATAAGGTGCAAATGGGTCATGTTCATCTATCTGTAATTGTGGTGCTGGTCTGGGGTATAATTGGTTATCGTTAAGTCCCATGGGTACCAGAAAACCGGCCAGTAATAAAACTCCCAGTATCACAGAGAATAATCGTGGGATCCTCTTGGGATTGGCCAGTGCATTCCACAATCGACCTATACTAATCATAATTTAGCCCCCACTTCTTCCAACCTCACAATAGCCCTCAAAAGGATCATGGTAATTATGGTACTTGCTGCAATGTAGGTTAAAAGGGCAATTGTGTGGTTATAGGTTAAAAATATGAGTGAAACACCAACTGCGGCAATTTCTGTATTCAAGGTTCGTACAAGGGGGTCTTTGACTCCTGGGCCTATGGCAGCAGCAACACCTCCGAGGATGGTGAGTGCCACACCAGTATAGAACCATATGTAAATATCAAGCAAGGTTCCCTTCCTCCTGGGATTCTCGATTTTTCTTTCTTACTTCATTTAATTTGATGATTCCAATCAATAATATGACAGTGGTGATTGGGTCGAAGATGGCTGCGGCCATGGCCACGTCCAGGTACTTGGCAGCTACGATCATTCCGATAAACCCACCCTGAAGAAGCACGAACATGATCACTTTATCCAGTGGTTTTGCAAGGACTATGATCCCGGCAGTACCAATTAAGGTGAGTGCTGCCGATACAGTGGTTAAGTTTATAAAGTCAAGGTACATTTTATTTCA belongs to uncultured Methanobacterium sp. and includes:
- a CDS encoding proton-conducting transporter membrane subunit — protein: MNIIILGQQLLGYIPLGDIVLYMAPLNLFMFAGALAFTTLIAISKTETQVEAEFGTLKDKGVTVDKKEFKIRRFLAIICGLATAGAMITGDVFDFTLFVCLIGIVNIGIVAAVKQVDVLDAAFQYGLVAMIATLPLFGGAALILAATGTISLLEIVNIPTTAMMAFGSILLFLGVAGETGVAPFYATKAEMFRTPGSPFLLIIHLSSLLVIVRVIEILLIINKPF
- a CDS encoding carbohydrate kinase family protein; amino-acid sequence: MTIGCDVISIILDAVGFGALNLDKLYRVNKIAGEDEEAYITNVHESCGGSAANTIIGLARLGLSTGFLGKVARDRSGQLLLENLENEGVDTGGVIKKSKGRSGTVQGFVDLEGQRALYVDPGVNDDIKSKEINLEYISNTRLIHLTSFVGKSIQVQKEFLESIPESVTVSMDPGMIYAEKGIKTLEKLLERTDILLLNQKELEILMPHQEKEEDKMKALLDFGLEILVIKQGQNGCTVTDGDELYCLDAFKVKCQDTTGAGDAFNTGFLYGYLTGKSIKRSANMGNYVASYCVKMPGAISGLPFLSQIISKYPDKMH
- a CDS encoding hydrogenase — translated: MEMQEKDTLFLMTLAAFGAVLASALATFIQWIVVLPLTIAVFLLMILTYFLNRKGAIHFSENAEKWAMILTLLVFIAAFIYLYRPV
- a CDS encoding formylmethanofuran--tetrahydromethanopterin N-formyltransferase, yielding MTTEKGNGNLPGNKEKYPLRIDKIEDTYAEAFNGICCRVIVTADDDLTLQRAAYDATSTPGTVIGRVEGGVEGWLNEDQTPDHRKGAILQFWYNTTDIEKFQVELSYRIRQDILVKPFTSVFDASIKPSGYIDTMKYVGHCGDGYEWEEEIYGRHMIVVPIAIPDFIIERKLGYMEGIMGANFWYYSKSKEAVMEGGRAALKAIESIEWVITPFDICSAASKPETNYPWIGPTTNHPYCPTLQNILGGESQVPEGVNYIPEIVLNGLSLENVKNAMKKGMEVLLDYEDVLGISAGNYDGKLGDHQIHLKELFP
- a CDS encoding NADH-quinone oxidoreductase subunit B family protein; its protein translation is MLDALKDVVRKSSIHVCLINTGGCNGCDIEVVALLSPRYDLEQYGIYVHNNPREADVILVTGAMSEQWKKNLQRIYAKAPEPKIVVAIGNCPLTGDVFNQEGCKIYAPVSDFIPVDAEIPGCPPRPSEILAAILAVGPDAIAAKGRQKQ
- a CDS encoding NADH-quinone oxidoreductase subunit H translates to MNLMANILLNVLIAFLVGSVLFGLQRKIMARIQMRPGPPIIQHLLHTLKFFIKESSFPQTAAMPFYIAITAMLCVIWVAAVIVGPVTGGSLLLIFAIYAIHKIVEHNAGSSSGSPYGKLSCVRAVFSAAAEVPLFAVLIIIYFKTGTMTLSNIVSFQAASGPLIYSIPLAAAMFFVLILSKAPYSPFAITKGKDIISGYETEHFGLLRGYLMMSESIAWYMLLWVFLTVFIGGLSPLWYLVGMVLMSAIVALINATTPILNPNHSIMMQVSFAIIGIIGSFALLLY
- a CDS encoding 4Fe-4S binding protein — encoded protein: MPTASDETGKSDKPKKIYKPLRDVEVEYNIDHHKCTICTERPCINACPVDAVSEDPMDKHIEIDDKCLGCVLCRNVCPYDAIHMETTLAEPRRENVPNINTKLCRQCGACVDACRMGAIHLVSTGTEEAHSVIDEDKCVRCGYCSRVCPTEAIKYGEILPRSVVGGKAIVVNQKKCIGCMTCTRVCPSKGAINVGKMNKLPYINPSYCARCEECMNVCPSTAIRYSSRKRAYEGYQKIKTMEIVSELMEKESEKLARETVKIDSILNKVTREVSYSHEEDEFTQDVTDLVTDEIKSLVGGDLEIEDLKEIIHATNPHREIMVDEDTCIGCSACIKECPVDCIELEMPSPVHIGEDCVYCGKCVGTCPFNSISLKEESFQVEDGRVLFKRRNITGPSKGEVLIDNNACQKCGVCVNKCPVDAMTLDNDQVTVNDDKCILCGECQAICPTRAIKLDHTDED
- a CDS encoding DUF788 domain-containing protein — protein: MDKLKVTSSLIFIISVAGIVYALLFNPPSWVVYGISIIFIPAGILSFGLIVMARGPKDDEDDKTREPFIGY
- a CDS encoding nickel-dependent hydrogenase large subunit; translated protein: MILPIGPIHPALKEPVRLKLKTKGEKVISAEIDYGYVHRGIEKVMEGKTWQKGIFLSERVCGICSYIHTQTFAETFEKIAGERAPLRAQYLRVLTNELDRIQSHLLANSTYFKAVEHETLFMYMLYLREPVMDAIELLTGNRVNMGWNVVGGVKMDAKETHLNQIKEIITKLESEYDRYVSMYEEGPLVGLRCKDVGKMSRDDAITGRAVGPIGRASGLKHDLREDHHTYQDHFDWKVIWRKEGDNNARNMNRFDEVRESIKLIKQVIDNIPEGDVRKKINIPAGYAEWRNEAPRGEVTYMIETNGNLINNISIRTPSIMNIDVCARYMLNDVATVADAVATYASVDPCVACTERVVITDESGKKKEFDGLHTVKYLK
- a CDS encoding DUF1959 domain-containing protein; translation: MNEEDTGKTGDISSLDEDDVLRIMKMRIIESYRWKLDIVEPISKELGISEDELEEILVRRLDMASLEALHPRYESSKHHCIKEKLHADLRLCWLSDAMNILTKEETEEIKNKIAAEILTEGKSYQEALEDGRKDLLEYLMR
- a CDS encoding 4Fe-4S binding protein encodes the protein MSSVIWYIYEFARKSWAENFAVAKTNPEIVEAPDRFRDFPQVFPENCIACGACTAACPAPQAIKLVRSEDTADEEGQTYPVINNRGCIRCGFCAEVCPTDPKTITCGENHLIREEFTILPSEIMYVIDDYLCIRCKKCMNSCPVYGAIYEENNKILIDKSVCISCGECLKNCPVKGAVKGIYVSNVQEQKKIINLIVNTLEEYIDGQRDKITHLKDTEVYKMDYPIKELVESARSIVKNDALILDTFHKITDRLNMRIVTWDEGKCKKCQLCVDECPSGAIRYDKEEDVIKRDTNKCLRCSTCYQTCPFGVAGFFVARFLLDPPSLEEGIIHITIKAAPLPVGAD
- a CDS encoding DUF2104 domain-containing protein — translated: MNETIYLLYILSFVLGSIVGLVASYRKYKAPYAIGKLDALAVILAIIGWTLTLNSVLITFIPEYITITIGVFLLAMVLGMRPGYGRNETFIGIIFAGIIWIMRTVIL